Proteins from a genomic interval of Macrobrachium nipponense isolate FS-2020 chromosome 33, ASM1510439v2, whole genome shotgun sequence:
- the LOC135202852 gene encoding tigger transposable element-derived protein 1-like, translating into MGPKKVSAKDNGDRKKRMMSIDLKQEIIEKHERGTRVIELAKIYDHSTSTICTILKQKDAIKSATPAKGTTILSQLRTNIHEEIEKLLLVWVKEKELAGDTVTETVICEKARSIYADLVKKEASTSKEASEEAFKASHGWFDNFKKRTGIQSVVRHGEAASADVKAADTYIQKFAALVAREAYIPQQVFNCDETGLFWKKMPRRTYITAEEMMMPGHKPMKDRLTLALCANASGDCKVKPLLVYHSENPRAFKTHKILKEKLHVMWRANARAWVTRQFFTDRVYLVFGPAVKTYLQENKLTMKALLILDNAPAHPPGLEDDNLEEFQFIKVLYLPPNTTSILQPMDQQVISNFKKLYTKHLFCRCCEVTENTNLTLREFWKDHYNIVICLCIIDLAWQGVTRQTLNSAWKKLWPDAVAERDFEGFEPETKQEELEEIVSLGKSMGLEVDEGDVNELVVEHEEELSTEELKELQMMQHTKVLEEINTSEEEEEPEEVISTGEIKDMLAMWEKLSNFIEKKHPEKVATGRASALFNDTCLSHFRSILKGRQKQSSLDTFLLKRAASESTESAAKKAKTSDN; encoded by the coding sequence ATGGGGCCGAAGAAAGTGAGTGCTAAGGACAATGGTGACAGGAAGAAGAGGATGATGTCGATAGACCTAaagcaagaaataatagaaaaacatgagcgtGGCACACGAGTGATTGAACTCGCAAAGATCTATGACCATAGTACATCGACAATTTGTACGATAttgaagcagaaggatgccatcaagagTGCTACACcagcaaaaggaaccacaattctttcccaattaaggacaaatatccACGAGGAAATTGAGAAGCTTCTGCTCGTGTGGGTGAAAGAGAAGGAGTTGGCAGGAGATACAGTGACGGAGACAGTAATATGCGAGAAGGCACGGAGTATTTATGCCGACTTAGTGAAGAAAGAAGCATCAACTTCTAAAGAGGCATCAGAAGAAGCGTTTAAGGCAAGCCATggctggtttgataattttaagaagagaactgGCATCCAGTCAGTGGTGAGGCATGGCGAAGCTGCGAGTGCAGACGTGAAAGCAGCCGATACGTACATCCAAAAGTTCGCTGCGCTTGTTGCGAGGGAAGCCTACATCCCGCAACAGGTGTTCAActgtgatgaaacgggcctattttggaagaaaatgccaCGGAGGACTTACATCACAGCAGAGGAGATGATGATGCCAggccataaacccatgaaggaccgTCTGACCCTTGCATTATGTGCAAATGCTAGCGGTGATTGTAAAGTGAAGCCACTGCTAGTTTATCATTCGGAaaatcctcgagccttcaagacgcacaagatactgaaagaaaaattgcacGTTATGTGGCGCGCCAATGCTAGGGCATGGGTTACGCGGCAGTTTTTTACTGACAGGGTATATCTCGTCTTTGGCCCTGCAGTGAAGACGTATCTGCAAGAAAATAAACTCACGATGAAAGCATTGCTCATCCTTGATAATGCTCCAGCCCACCCACCTGGTCTTGAAGATGATAATCTGGAGGAGTTCCAGTTTATCAAAGTTCTCTACCTGCCACCCAATACGACTTCAATCCTACAGCCGATGGATCAGCAGGTCATTTCCAACTTCAAAAAGCTGTACACGAAGCACTTGTTCTGCCGCTGCTGTGAGGTGACGGAAAACACAAATCTAACCCttcgagagttttggaaagaTCACTACAACATCGTGATCTGTCTATGTATCATTGACTTGGCATGGCAAGGGGTAACAAGACAAACGTTGAACTCTGCATGGAAAAAGTTATGGCCTGATGCTGTTGCAGAAAGAGATTTCGAAGGGTTTGAGCCCGAGACCAAGCAAGAAGAGTTGGAGGAGATTGTATCTCTCGGAAAGTCGATGGGTCTGGAGGTAGATGAGGGCGACGTCAACGAACTCGTCGTAGAACATGAGGAGGAACTCTCAACTGAGGAGTTGAAGGAGCTGCAGATGATGCAACACACGAAGGTTCTGGAAGAGATTAACacgagtgaggaggaggaagagccggaggaagtgatttctacaggtgaaattaaagacatgctggcaatgtgggaaaagctgtcaaatttcattgaaaagaaacacCCAGAAAAAGTGGCAACTGGTCGTGCTTCAGCGctttttaatgacacttgtttgtcacattttcgaagcattttgaaaggcaggcaaaagcaaagttctttggatacatttttattgaaaagagcTGCGAGTGAAAGTACAGAAAGTGCAGCCAAGAAGGCAAAAACAAGTGAtaattaa